The Spea bombifrons isolate aSpeBom1 chromosome 4, aSpeBom1.2.pri, whole genome shotgun sequence genome segment ccctgcttgaatacaggtgaatCCGTTCAGAATATTGTGAGCTCCTGACGAGTCGCGGTTTCCATAACGACCGTTATTAGAACCATTCGGCTGCCAGCGTCAGTCACTGCGGTGGGGTCTGTGACGgggtattaaagggttaaggatGACCATGAAAGCACCGGTCGGTCCTCGCGCATGGCCGGCCGGCAGCAGCTCTGGAGGTTCAAGACTGTGGTCCGGAGACGTCACCGGATCCTGACAGCTGCTCTCACGGGAAGCTCGTCCTCCAATCAGCATCCGAGGGATCGGGCGTCCGGCTCCCCAACCAGCTACCCCCTGATcacagccctcccctgcctggGGCAGTAAGGTTTACTTACCCTCCGGTCTTCAGAACCTCAACGTGGACTGCTTACTGATCGCGCTGTGATCAGAAATGCCGGGCAATGGAGGACTGCTTACTGATCGCGCTGTGATCAGCAATGCCGGGCAATGGAGGACTGCTTACTGATCGCGCTGTGATCAGCAGCAAcagggaaaaacaaaaatgaaattaaatggaCTCCGGTGATGCCccgatgacatcataaggggtaCCATCCTGTTCCAAGAGACCCCTGAGGTTTTGAAGGACCCCGAAAGGGATCTCCAGTCACAAAAAAAGCATGTGGGGTATtattccacggggggggggatcaattttttttttttaaatcactggcACCTAGTTTGGGGGAGAAATCCTAAataaaatttggaaaaaaacaaactcctttttttttcttaatgtttgttgtttttgtcatattattcatatttaaattaaaaaaaatgtatttatttttttaagtgttatAAAGTGAACAGGGGTGAAGAAATaaattgtcacgaaggggttaaaaataaaaacacacgcAGAAGAAAAGAAACATCCCGAACTCTGTATTGTGATTGGTTACCATGACaaagagcagccaatcaggggacaAGGAGAACCAAAACGGCGACCGCTAAGTCAGAAAAAGCATAATTCCGGCAATAATCAGAATAACGAATACcggaaataaataagaaatattaaccccttaacgccGTAGATTTTTTGAGTGACTGTacctttaatttttattttttttccccaggatcTGGAAATTCacaatttatttctttattaaaacgATCTTTTTCTGAAATAAACATGAAATCAGGAAATTCTAGGAATAATGACTTTACTTACAGTCGTTAAACGTGTAGAAACAGAATATAAAACCAGGCGGGGTTAATATGTTAATTAGCAGGTTACAGACCAATCGGCGcctttggcaaaaaaaacatttcatttttagccCCCAAAAATTAACGAAAAGCAGTGAAATCAGCGTTTTCAGCAGGGAAGTTCCTATTGGTGGGGAGGCGGCGGCTTTGGTTGTTTTGCTCTAGCCAATAGGAAGCGTCGCCAATCCCCCCCCATTCCGCATGAACGTTCCTTGCGCCTGCAGCGTTCGGtgtaaaaataacagaaaagctGCTTTTGGGGATCTCGaatattagtgtttttttgtgtattaaccATTCCTCCcaaaaatttaacccttttcacaCCGCAGCGGGGAGAAAACCGCGAATGCTTTGCGTCGTCAGCAGGCACACACTGGGTTAATTGTAAAACTTGGCAAACTGACCCCCCCATTGGCTAgaaatacttttgttatttagaaggccccccccacacaccctgTCAGCACCGGCCGCGTTCTGTCACCGCCGTGATACCGACATACGCGGGGGTCCGAGCCGGGGCAGCAGCCCCCCACAAAAACCTGCCCCGTAGCCTGAAGCACCCCCCCAGGACAATACAGCCACTGCGTCGGATCTAGGACTGGTGTAAATGCCCACCAGGCTGGGGGTCTCGGCTATCATACCCTCTGCAAGTCCATGGCGCCCCCCCGCCCCTGACGTCCAAGGAAACCCCTCTCCTCCCGCTGCTGTCGCAGGActggcccccccccccggggcagtTAGTTAACTGGTTGATACAGAACCTGTGAGGGTAATTAGATACAGGTCACAGAAAGCAGCGTACGGGGTGGGGTTATTTGCCCTCATGGGGCGCCCTCATGGTTGCGCCCCCACGTGAGCCCTAAAGGTGGGTTTCTGCCCCGGCGCCCACCGCCTGGTAATTTAAAGGGCCGGCTCTGGCCGGGTCCCCGCCTCTGAGGATCGAAAGCATAGAGGAGAATGGTAAGCGTCGCATCGGGGAAACAATGACATTTTACAGGggattatgggaaaaaaaaataggaccCAGCAAAGAAAGGGTTACGGAATGAAATCACAGAGCAAAGCAATCATGGAGGGTTAAGCGCCTCGCCGCAGAGGATTCTGGGAGCCGATCTGTCACCGCGCGTCGGCCATTGGGGCACAAAGGATTCCGGGATCGACAGTCCACACGAAACACAGATGGCGGGAGGCGGCGGCGATCACACGGCAACCGACGGGGGGACGCCCGTCTCTTCATCCAGGCGGAGGGGGGGCGACTCGTCCATGCTGCCGAAAGTGGGCGAGGGTCGGAGGAGGGGGGTGTTCTCGTTGTCGCTGCTCTCCTCTCGGTGCTCGCCTTCGCCGCCATCGCCTTCGCCGCTCTCCGAGTCGGAGTCGTCCGGTGAGCGCAGCACGCGGTGCTTGCAGACGGGGCAGCTCTTCTTGGTCTTCGTCAACCAGGGATCGACGCAGCTGCAGTGGTACCCTGCCGAGAGAGGGACACGGggtcaccggggggggggggggacgggCGATACGGGCAGAACAGCCTGCGGGGTGACACAGGGGGCCGGGTGACCCCTCCTCCCGCCTGCAGGGTGACACAATGGGCTGGGTGACCGCTCCTCCCCCTGCGGGGTGACATAGAGGGCTGGGTGACCGCTCCTCCCCCTGCGGGGTGACATAGGGGGATGGGTGACCGCTCCTCCCCCCATGGGGTGACACAGGGTGGCGGGTGGGGGCTGGGTAACTTACCATGTGAGCAGGGCAGCACCCTCAGCTTGTCCCCTTCCTCGTATTCCTCCAGGCAGATGGCGCAGACGTCATAATCGTCCCCTAGGAGAAAGCGAGGACTCGTTAGGCTCCGGCCGCTCGCCGTTgacatttatttacaatatattcATTCTGACGCTTACACATCCTGAAGGCCGGGGGGCTTCGCACGTACCCCCTCCCCCATAATCTGAACAGTGCTGGTTCTGCACTAGTCTGGCCACCAAAGGGTTATTATTTGAATTCAGATTCCAGAATGTAACAGATTGGGCGGAACCTCTGCGGGTCAAAAGCTCCAATCACAAAACAATCGATAACAGGGGGCAGTAGGTaggtggaagagcctcccagcagaagcggtagagggaaGTTAAACACGCATGGGTTAGGCATACGGCTCCGACCActgattacatatatatatgtgaacatGTGTGTATAAGTGCGCCATCCCACACGTGTTGCGTGTTAAGCagaattttttcccccatttggTGTGCGCACAGGTCACGTGACACCTGGTGGTGAGGAGCAGTAACTGCACCCGGTTCCTCACCCCGCCCCTCGCTCCTCACCCCTCCCCTCACTCCTCACCCCGCCCCTCGCTCCTCACCTTTCTTAAACTTGTGGACGGGGATCTTCTTCAGCTGCTCCTTGGATAAGCGATTCCGCCGCATCCGCTTCCGGTGCTGCATGCAGCGCGCCACCTGGCGGGACAGAGATACGCAGCCCCCGTCAGACAACACGCGGCCCCCGGCAGACAACACTCGGCCAGGCGAGGGTTAACGGACAAAAGCGGGATACACGGCACAGGCATGGATCACCCCCCGCACACACCGGGAGTACCGGCGACGGCCCCCTAACCCCTTTATCACGAGGACACCGCGCCGGGCAAAGTCCTGAAACGGCTTCAATAAACTCCCCAATTCTTTTAACTCCTTCAGCTCTATTTTACAAAAATCGAGTCTCGTCCatctgctttgttttgtttttttttaatctgggggtatttaatttttgttggtttgggggggggcacaagtAGAAAAGAGAAGATCCCGTTTTAagaaaacaagagaaaatgtgtaaaaaaaatataaggtttTACATTCtacacaaattttttttttaatcttcttaaCCATATTTTACGCAcactaaattattatatatgaatatatatatatatataacctatcCTGgacgccaggtcgccatggcaactAGAAATCACTTGTTGGCCTGGGAGGTACTCCTGGTACGGGTCTATCAGGCCCGACCGGGACCCCCTGCTTAGCTATGGGGGGGATGCTGAGGCAAGTGACCCCGAGGGGCAGCGGTGGACAGGAAGTAAGACGGAGAGGGACGGTATAGTGTGCgtgtagagatatatatattgtttggatGTGCgggtgtatatacagtatctcccAAAAGTGAgtgcacccctaagtggaaatgtccaaattaggcccaattagccatttcccctccccggtgtcatgtgactcgttagtgttacaagacctcaggtgtgaatggggagcaggttcTCTCACACCGGTCACTGGGAGTCCAACATGGcgcctcatggcaaagaactctctgaggatctgaaaagaagaattgttgctctacgtAAAGATGGCCGCGGCTATAAGAAGATCGCCAAGACCCAGAAACTGAGCTCCAGCACGGCGGGCAACACCAtccagcggtttcacaggacagattccactcagaacaggcctcgccatggtccaccaaagaagttgagtgcacgcgCTCAGCCTCATATCCAGAGGCTAtcttactggaaccatgtcctgcgGTTCGATGAGACCaggataaacttatttggttcagatggtgttaAGCGAGTgcggcggcaaccaggtgaggagaaCAAAGACAAGTCTGTCTTCCCTACAGTCAGGCATGGTGGTGGGAATGTCGTGGTCTGGGCCGGCATGAGTACTGCCGGCACTGGGGGGCTACGGtttattgagggaaccatgactGCCAACATGTAccgtgacatactgaagcagagcgtGATCTCCTCCCTTCAGAGAccgggccgcagggcagtattccaacagaatgaccccaaacacagcTCCAAGACCACCACTGCCtcgctaaagaagctgagggtaaaggtgatggactggccaagcatgtctccagacctaaaccctatttaGCATCTGTGGGGCTTCCTCAACCGGAAGGtggggagcgcaaggcctctgacatccaccagctccgcgatgtcgtcatggaggagtgaaGAGGACTCCGgcggcaacctgtgaagctctggtgaactccatgcccaagaggttaaggcagtgctggaaaataatggtggccacacaaaatattgacactttgggcccagtttggacatttccacttaggggtgtactcacttttgttgccgaGGTGTTagatattaatggctgtgtgttgggttatatttgaggggttaatggctgtgtgttgggttatatttgaggggttaatggctgtgtgttgggttatttgaggggttaatggctgtgtgttggggtatatttgaggggttaatggctgtgtgttggggtatatttgaggggttaatggctgtgtgttgggttatattgaggggttaatggctgtgtgttgggttatatttgaggggttaatggctgtgtgttgggttatatttgaggggttaatggctgtgtgttggggtatattgAGGGGCAGTAAAGTTACtttgttatacaggctgtacactcgctGCGTTACATTGCAGCagagagtcatttcttcagcgTTATCACATgagatataataacatatttacaacaATGTGGGAGGAGGGGTCACTTTTgggagatactgtatatgtatataccgtatatatatagtgttagagtgtgtgtatacatatataccggtatataatgtTAGAATGCGTGCGTGTGTGGAGTTGGTAGACTATTTATATACTTgggagtgaaggggttaaagtggaaTATAAGCAGAGCCGGGGAGGAACGTATATCACGCGTTTCCCGTTCTACGACAAAATATTTGGATCCTTCTAATCCCGGAGATGCGCGTCTCACGCGGTGTCTCTATATACACGTGTgcgcatgtatgtatgtgtatgtgtataaatatatagaagtaAATACAGAGTGCCAGCGGCAGGCGGGGCCAGCATACCCCCAAACCCCCCTGTACACAGAGCACCGACCAATCAGCATGAATTATTAAAGCCTCGGCCGGACGCCCcgctatatatacatacaccctacatacatatacagacacGCAGACACGCTTATCAACAGCGCACGATGTATAGAAACGTATATATACAACGTCTCAGGGCATGATTTCGTTATTCTACCCCCGGCAGGGAAGGATCGGGCCCCCCGGGGCCTCTGTGGCCCTTTACGAAGCGGAATACCCCGGGGAATTTAGAAGCTGAGAAACTAAAACAGAGACGATGAATCTACGCAGCAAACGTCTTAAAAACTCCCAATAATCTAAGCCAAGCGGCCCTTTAAAGATAAAAAGTGAAGCGGGCATCCACTACCAGGAGCCAAGGGCCCTCGGCACCCACTTACCATCACTATGcacatgatgatgatgacgaggGCCACAACCACGATGAACGGAATGAGATAGTATCCGAGCGGGAAGTAGTATTCCGGAACCAGGTAGAGGACGGCGCTGCGGAGACACCAAAAACAGCCGCTTTCACACAAATTCCCCTCCAATTCCCATCATCCCTCAGCGCAGCGAGTGTATCGGAATCACCCCcatcagcccgagcaggaagttggaagccgcttcctgttctctccctcctgtcagcccgagcaggaagctggaagccgcttcctgttcacTCCctccgtcagcccgagcaggaagttgaaagccacttcctgttccctcccgtcagcccgagcaggaagttgtaagccgcttcctattctctcccgtcagcccgagcaggaagttggaagccgcttcctgttctctccctccgtcggcccaagcaggaagttggaagccacttcctgttctctcccgtcAGActgagcaggaagttgtaagctgcttcctgttctctTCTCCGTCAGCCctagcaggaagttgtaagccgcttcctgttctccgcCAGActgagcaggaagttgtaagccgcttcctgttctctccctccgtcagcccgagcaggaagttgtaagccgcttcctgttctctcccatCAGCCCGatcaggaagttgtaagccacttcctgttctctccctccgtcagcccgagcaggaagttggaagctgcttcctgttctctcccagTGTGGTTTTAGCAGACGGCGCaggagcctctagcgctagagactGTTTCCGGCCGCGCAGGTTCTCCGTatcgctattatcacagatatctcagggcgaCGGGCGATTTATagtaataaagacatgaaaacgTAATGCTGAATACGGGTGAATGAGCCGGGATCGGGGACGCCCCCACGGCTGAGTATCTGCCCCTCCtcacccccccgccccttcttaCTTGTCATGGTAGGAGAAATGGCTCTGCAGAGCTTTCCCAGACGACTCGCCGATGAACACGGACGGGATGGTGACTTCCTTCCGGATATCGTCTGCGATAAAAGATGGAGAGGAGGAGCGACACAGAGAACGGAATAAGAGAGTAACAAGGGAGGAGGGCTGCGGACGCACAGACAGACGCGGGGGGCACGGGGGGGACAGACAGACATGGGGGGGACAGACAGACACGGGGGGGGACAGACAGACACAGGACGG includes the following:
- the RNF167 gene encoding E3 ubiquitin-protein ligase RNF167, which gives rise to MMETQPPPHAVGTLILLLCSLPATDAIIWAYSDRNSTPPQVFDDLPAMFGSPLPIDGLRGYLVEAEPTNACTPILPPPVMDNKTVFFALIRRFNCNFDVKVLHAQQAGFRAAVVHNVNSEKLLNMVWNDDDIRKEVTIPSVFIGESSGKALQSHFSYHDNAVLYLVPEYYFPLGYYLIPFIVVVALVIIIMCIVMVARCMQHRKRMRRNRLSKEQLKKIPVHKFKKGDDYDVCAICLEEYEEGDKLRVLPCSHGYHCSCVDPWLTKTKKSCPVCKHRVLRSPDDSDSESGEGDGGEGEHREESSDNENTPLLRPSPTFGSMDESPPLRLDEETGVPPSVAV